The following coding sequences lie in one Arachis stenosperma cultivar V10309 chromosome 5, arast.V10309.gnm1.PFL2, whole genome shotgun sequence genomic window:
- the LOC130982685 gene encoding multiple C2 domain and transmembrane region protein 10-like isoform X4 gives MDSNPSDNTVSSRIQIGPQLADESLEKGKITSSTNDLVKPFTEACHSEAANVPFDRFTGPKVYHSPKLWHLRVSVIEAEHIMPGHRGAELVRFPEFVIKVQVGDFHLSTAIAAPSSTRSFSNPFWNEDLLFAVDEPFVNSLQVTVQDRIQSDNEIVVATGKVLMDTIEKRVDERPVTSSWFNLESHHGKSGDKNKASTRFVPRIHLRVFLDGGYHVFDEVKMNKSDHLIGVLYMKILGARGLEPVQIKDTIGEEQPVTNAYCVAKYGQKWCRTRNVVDSLSPEWNEEYSWEVYDLCTVVTIGVFYDRRIIENVDDDDEEASSDDCIGKVKIRLSILDTDRTYTHSYPLLIMLPSGVKRTGEIHLSTRLSCSNVSNMLLRYTMPLVPMMHYGEPITEGQRTNLTNQAKSMLVSRLSREEPPLGRKVVEYMLEDDMWNLRISKANFYRMMGVGSGLFAMFRLLNEIRNWQKPAHLILFIVIVVTLMMHPKLIILAYILYIGLAGLANYRCRPRHPPGIDARLSQADGSHPDELDEEFDTIPTTRPDDIVRMRYDRLRSIAGRFQTVVGDLTSLLERLQALVNWRDPRATTLFLVFCLVSAFASYVVPIRVLIALFGMYWLRPPWFRSKSPPLALNFFRRLPSKDDCFF, from the coding sequence ATGGACTCAAACCCAAGCGATAACACCGTGTCTTCGCGCATACAAATTGGACCTCAACTTGCAGATGAGTCATTGGAGAAGGGTAAAATTACGAGTTCAACCAATGATTTAGTGAAGCCATTTACAGAGGCATGCCATTCTGAAGCTGCAAATGTTCCTTTTGATCGGTTCACAGGACCAAAAGTTTATCACTCCCCAAAACTATGGCACCTTCGAGTTTCGGTTATTGAAGCAGAGCATATCATGCCAGGGCACAGAGGAGCAGAGTTGGTGAGGTTCCCCGAGTTCGTTATCAAAGTCCAAGTTGGAGACTTTCATCTGAGTACTGCAATTGCTGCTCCTAGCTCCACTCGAAGCTTCTCCAATCCTTTCTGGAATGAAGACTTGTTGTTTGCGGTTGATGAGCCGTTTGTAAATTCATTGCAGGTTACGGTTCAGGACCGGATACAATCGGACAATGAGATTGTTGTGGCTACGGGGAAAGTTTTAATGGATACTATAGAGAAGCGAGTTGATGAAAGACCTGTTACTTCGAGTTGGTTCAATCTTGAAAGCCACCACGGAAAATCAGGTGATAAGAACAAGGCAAGTACAAGGTTTGTTCCTCGGATTCACCTACGAGTCTTTTTAGATGGAGGTTACCATGTGTTTGATGAGGTCAAAATGAATAAGAGCGACCACCTTATTGGGGTGCTTTATATGAAAATCCTTGGTGCCAGGGGGCTTGAGCCAGTGCAAATAAAGGATACTATTGGTGAAGAGCAGCCTGTGACTAATGCATATTGTGTTGCAAAGTATGGGCAAAAATGGTGTCGAACTCGCAATGTGGTTGATAGCTTGTCGCCAGAGTGGAATGAGGAATACAGTTGGGAAGTTTATGATCTCTGTACTGTTGTTACTATTGGGGTTTTCTATGACCGTAGGATCATTGAaaatgttgatgatgatgatgaagaagcttCTTCAGATGATTGTATTGGGAAAGTGAAAATCAGATTGTCCATACTTGATACTGATAGAACTTACACTCACTCTTACCCTCTGCTGAtcatgcttccatctggagTGAAGAGAACGGGTGAAATTCATTTGAGCACGAGGCTTTCGTGTTCGAATGTGTCTAACATGCTGCTTAGATACACAATGCCATTGGTTCCCATGATGCATTATGGGGAACCCATAACCGAGGGTCAACGTACTAACTTGACTAACCAGGCCAAGAGCATGTTGGTATCCAGGCTGAGTAGAGAAGAGCCACCACTGGGAAGGAAGGTGGTAGAGTACATGCTTGAAGATGATATGTGGAACTTAAGGATAAGCAAAGCCAATTTTTACAGGATGATGGGCGTAGGCTCGGGGCTTTTTGCCATGTTTAGGCTTCTGAATGAAATTCGTAACTGGCAAAAGCCAGCGCATTTGATACTATTCATTGTCATTGTAGTCACGCTAATGATGCATCCAAAGTTAATCATTCTGGCCTATATATTATACATCGGGTTAGCGGGGTTGGCGAACTATCGTTGTCGACCACGCCACCCACCTGGTATTGATGCCAGACTTTCACAAGCTGACGGCAGTCACCCCGATGAGCTTGACGAAGAGTTTGATACGATCCCTACAACTCGTCCCGATGATATTGTTAGGATGAGGTATGATAGGCTGAGATCTATTGCAGGAAGGTTTCAAACTGTGGTTGGAGATCTGACATCACTGCTAGAACGACTCCAAGCATTGGTGAATTGGAGAGATCCAAGAGCCACCACcttatttttggtgttttgctTGGTTAGTGCTTTTGCTTCCTATGTTGTGCCCATCCGGGTTCTGATTGCGCTCTTCGGAATGTACTGGTTGAGACCACCATGGTTCAGAAGCAAATCGCCCCCTCTAGCTCTTAACTTCTTCCGTAGATTGCCATCTAAGGATGATTGTTTCTTTTGA
- the LOC130982685 gene encoding multiple C2 domain and transmembrane region protein 10-like isoform X2, protein MEVMMENKSNAADSENSKAMDSNPSDNTVSSRIQIGPQLADESLEKGKITSSTNDLVKPFTEACHSEAANVPFDRFTGPKVYHSPKLWHLRVSVIEAEHIMPGHRGAELVRFPEFVIKVQVGDFHLSTAIAAPSSTRSFSNPFWNEDLLFAVDEPFVNSLQVTVQDRIQSDNEIVVATGKVLMDTIEKRVDERPVTSSWFNLESHHGKSGDKNKASTRFVPRIHLRVFLDGGYHVFDEVKMNKSDHLIGVLYMKILGARGLEPVQIKDTIGEEQPVTNAYCVAKYGQKWCRTRNVVDSLSPEWNEEYSWEVYDLCTVVTIGVFYDRRIIENVDDDDEEASSDDCIGKVKIRLSILDTDRTYTHSYPLLIMLPSGVKRTGEIHLSTRLSCSNVSNMLLRYTMPLVPMMHYGEPITEGQRTNLTNQAKSMLVSRLSREEPPLGRKVVEYMLEDDMWNLRISKANFYRMMGVGSGLFAMFRLLNEIRNWQKPAHLILFIVIVVTLMMHPKLIILAYILYIGLAGLANYRCRPRHPPGIDARLSQADGSHPDELDEEFDTIPTTRPDDIVRMRYDRLRSIAGRFQTVVGDLTSLLERLQALVNWRDPRATTLFLVFCLVSAFASYVVPIRVLIALFGMYWLRPPWFRSKSPPLALNFFRRLPSKDDCFF, encoded by the exons ATGGAAG TAATGATGGAAAACAAATCAAACGCAGCAGACTCGGAAAACTCAAAAGCTATGGACTCAAACCCAAGCGATAACACCGTGTCTTCGCGCATACAAATTGGACCTCAACTTGCAGATGAGTCATTGGAGAAGGGTAAAATTACGAGTTCAACCAATGATTTAGTGAAGCCATTTACAGAGGCATGCCATTCTGAAGCTGCAAATGTTCCTTTTGATCGGTTCACAGGACCAAAAGTTTATCACTCCCCAAAACTATGGCACCTTCGAGTTTCGGTTATTGAAGCAGAGCATATCATGCCAGGGCACAGAGGAGCAGAGTTGGTGAGGTTCCCCGAGTTCGTTATCAAAGTCCAAGTTGGAGACTTTCATCTGAGTACTGCAATTGCTGCTCCTAGCTCCACTCGAAGCTTCTCCAATCCTTTCTGGAATGAAGACTTGTTGTTTGCGGTTGATGAGCCGTTTGTAAATTCATTGCAGGTTACGGTTCAGGACCGGATACAATCGGACAATGAGATTGTTGTGGCTACGGGGAAAGTTTTAATGGATACTATAGAGAAGCGAGTTGATGAAAGACCTGTTACTTCGAGTTGGTTCAATCTTGAAAGCCACCACGGAAAATCAGGTGATAAGAACAAGGCAAGTACAAGGTTTGTTCCTCGGATTCACCTACGAGTCTTTTTAGATGGAGGTTACCATGTGTTTGATGAGGTCAAAATGAATAAGAGCGACCACCTTATTGGGGTGCTTTATATGAAAATCCTTGGTGCCAGGGGGCTTGAGCCAGTGCAAATAAAGGATACTATTGGTGAAGAGCAGCCTGTGACTAATGCATATTGTGTTGCAAAGTATGGGCAAAAATGGTGTCGAACTCGCAATGTGGTTGATAGCTTGTCGCCAGAGTGGAATGAGGAATACAGTTGGGAAGTTTATGATCTCTGTACTGTTGTTACTATTGGGGTTTTCTATGACCGTAGGATCATTGAaaatgttgatgatgatgatgaagaagcttCTTCAGATGATTGTATTGGGAAAGTGAAAATCAGATTGTCCATACTTGATACTGATAGAACTTACACTCACTCTTACCCTCTGCTGAtcatgcttccatctggagTGAAGAGAACGGGTGAAATTCATTTGAGCACGAGGCTTTCGTGTTCGAATGTGTCTAACATGCTGCTTAGATACACAATGCCATTGGTTCCCATGATGCATTATGGGGAACCCATAACCGAGGGTCAACGTACTAACTTGACTAACCAGGCCAAGAGCATGTTGGTATCCAGGCTGAGTAGAGAAGAGCCACCACTGGGAAGGAAGGTGGTAGAGTACATGCTTGAAGATGATATGTGGAACTTAAGGATAAGCAAAGCCAATTTTTACAGGATGATGGGCGTAGGCTCGGGGCTTTTTGCCATGTTTAGGCTTCTGAATGAAATTCGTAACTGGCAAAAGCCAGCGCATTTGATACTATTCATTGTCATTGTAGTCACGCTAATGATGCATCCAAAGTTAATCATTCTGGCCTATATATTATACATCGGGTTAGCGGGGTTGGCGAACTATCGTTGTCGACCACGCCACCCACCTGGTATTGATGCCAGACTTTCACAAGCTGACGGCAGTCACCCCGATGAGCTTGACGAAGAGTTTGATACGATCCCTACAACTCGTCCCGATGATATTGTTAGGATGAGGTATGATAGGCTGAGATCTATTGCAGGAAGGTTTCAAACTGTGGTTGGAGATCTGACATCACTGCTAGAACGACTCCAAGCATTGGTGAATTGGAGAGATCCAAGAGCCACCACcttatttttggtgttttgctTGGTTAGTGCTTTTGCTTCCTATGTTGTGCCCATCCGGGTTCTGATTGCGCTCTTCGGAATGTACTGGTTGAGACCACCATGGTTCAGAAGCAAATCGCCCCCTCTAGCTCTTAACTTCTTCCGTAGATTGCCATCTAAGGATGATTGTTTCTTTTGA
- the LOC130982685 gene encoding multiple C2 domain and transmembrane region protein 10-like isoform X1 produces MVTNEVMMENKSNAADSENSKAMDSNPSDNTVSSRIQIGPQLADESLEKGKITSSTNDLVKPFTEACHSEAANVPFDRFTGPKVYHSPKLWHLRVSVIEAEHIMPGHRGAELVRFPEFVIKVQVGDFHLSTAIAAPSSTRSFSNPFWNEDLLFAVDEPFVNSLQVTVQDRIQSDNEIVVATGKVLMDTIEKRVDERPVTSSWFNLESHHGKSGDKNKASTRFVPRIHLRVFLDGGYHVFDEVKMNKSDHLIGVLYMKILGARGLEPVQIKDTIGEEQPVTNAYCVAKYGQKWCRTRNVVDSLSPEWNEEYSWEVYDLCTVVTIGVFYDRRIIENVDDDDEEASSDDCIGKVKIRLSILDTDRTYTHSYPLLIMLPSGVKRTGEIHLSTRLSCSNVSNMLLRYTMPLVPMMHYGEPITEGQRTNLTNQAKSMLVSRLSREEPPLGRKVVEYMLEDDMWNLRISKANFYRMMGVGSGLFAMFRLLNEIRNWQKPAHLILFIVIVVTLMMHPKLIILAYILYIGLAGLANYRCRPRHPPGIDARLSQADGSHPDELDEEFDTIPTTRPDDIVRMRYDRLRSIAGRFQTVVGDLTSLLERLQALVNWRDPRATTLFLVFCLVSAFASYVVPIRVLIALFGMYWLRPPWFRSKSPPLALNFFRRLPSKDDCFF; encoded by the coding sequence atGGTTACTAATGAAGTAATGATGGAAAACAAATCAAACGCAGCAGACTCGGAAAACTCAAAAGCTATGGACTCAAACCCAAGCGATAACACCGTGTCTTCGCGCATACAAATTGGACCTCAACTTGCAGATGAGTCATTGGAGAAGGGTAAAATTACGAGTTCAACCAATGATTTAGTGAAGCCATTTACAGAGGCATGCCATTCTGAAGCTGCAAATGTTCCTTTTGATCGGTTCACAGGACCAAAAGTTTATCACTCCCCAAAACTATGGCACCTTCGAGTTTCGGTTATTGAAGCAGAGCATATCATGCCAGGGCACAGAGGAGCAGAGTTGGTGAGGTTCCCCGAGTTCGTTATCAAAGTCCAAGTTGGAGACTTTCATCTGAGTACTGCAATTGCTGCTCCTAGCTCCACTCGAAGCTTCTCCAATCCTTTCTGGAATGAAGACTTGTTGTTTGCGGTTGATGAGCCGTTTGTAAATTCATTGCAGGTTACGGTTCAGGACCGGATACAATCGGACAATGAGATTGTTGTGGCTACGGGGAAAGTTTTAATGGATACTATAGAGAAGCGAGTTGATGAAAGACCTGTTACTTCGAGTTGGTTCAATCTTGAAAGCCACCACGGAAAATCAGGTGATAAGAACAAGGCAAGTACAAGGTTTGTTCCTCGGATTCACCTACGAGTCTTTTTAGATGGAGGTTACCATGTGTTTGATGAGGTCAAAATGAATAAGAGCGACCACCTTATTGGGGTGCTTTATATGAAAATCCTTGGTGCCAGGGGGCTTGAGCCAGTGCAAATAAAGGATACTATTGGTGAAGAGCAGCCTGTGACTAATGCATATTGTGTTGCAAAGTATGGGCAAAAATGGTGTCGAACTCGCAATGTGGTTGATAGCTTGTCGCCAGAGTGGAATGAGGAATACAGTTGGGAAGTTTATGATCTCTGTACTGTTGTTACTATTGGGGTTTTCTATGACCGTAGGATCATTGAaaatgttgatgatgatgatgaagaagcttCTTCAGATGATTGTATTGGGAAAGTGAAAATCAGATTGTCCATACTTGATACTGATAGAACTTACACTCACTCTTACCCTCTGCTGAtcatgcttccatctggagTGAAGAGAACGGGTGAAATTCATTTGAGCACGAGGCTTTCGTGTTCGAATGTGTCTAACATGCTGCTTAGATACACAATGCCATTGGTTCCCATGATGCATTATGGGGAACCCATAACCGAGGGTCAACGTACTAACTTGACTAACCAGGCCAAGAGCATGTTGGTATCCAGGCTGAGTAGAGAAGAGCCACCACTGGGAAGGAAGGTGGTAGAGTACATGCTTGAAGATGATATGTGGAACTTAAGGATAAGCAAAGCCAATTTTTACAGGATGATGGGCGTAGGCTCGGGGCTTTTTGCCATGTTTAGGCTTCTGAATGAAATTCGTAACTGGCAAAAGCCAGCGCATTTGATACTATTCATTGTCATTGTAGTCACGCTAATGATGCATCCAAAGTTAATCATTCTGGCCTATATATTATACATCGGGTTAGCGGGGTTGGCGAACTATCGTTGTCGACCACGCCACCCACCTGGTATTGATGCCAGACTTTCACAAGCTGACGGCAGTCACCCCGATGAGCTTGACGAAGAGTTTGATACGATCCCTACAACTCGTCCCGATGATATTGTTAGGATGAGGTATGATAGGCTGAGATCTATTGCAGGAAGGTTTCAAACTGTGGTTGGAGATCTGACATCACTGCTAGAACGACTCCAAGCATTGGTGAATTGGAGAGATCCAAGAGCCACCACcttatttttggtgttttgctTGGTTAGTGCTTTTGCTTCCTATGTTGTGCCCATCCGGGTTCTGATTGCGCTCTTCGGAATGTACTGGTTGAGACCACCATGGTTCAGAAGCAAATCGCCCCCTCTAGCTCTTAACTTCTTCCGTAGATTGCCATCTAAGGATGATTGTTTCTTTTGA
- the LOC130982685 gene encoding multiple C2 domain and transmembrane region protein 10-like isoform X3, whose amino-acid sequence MEDSENSKAMDSNPSDNTVSSRIQIGPQLADESLEKGKITSSTNDLVKPFTEACHSEAANVPFDRFTGPKVYHSPKLWHLRVSVIEAEHIMPGHRGAELVRFPEFVIKVQVGDFHLSTAIAAPSSTRSFSNPFWNEDLLFAVDEPFVNSLQVTVQDRIQSDNEIVVATGKVLMDTIEKRVDERPVTSSWFNLESHHGKSGDKNKASTRFVPRIHLRVFLDGGYHVFDEVKMNKSDHLIGVLYMKILGARGLEPVQIKDTIGEEQPVTNAYCVAKYGQKWCRTRNVVDSLSPEWNEEYSWEVYDLCTVVTIGVFYDRRIIENVDDDDEEASSDDCIGKVKIRLSILDTDRTYTHSYPLLIMLPSGVKRTGEIHLSTRLSCSNVSNMLLRYTMPLVPMMHYGEPITEGQRTNLTNQAKSMLVSRLSREEPPLGRKVVEYMLEDDMWNLRISKANFYRMMGVGSGLFAMFRLLNEIRNWQKPAHLILFIVIVVTLMMHPKLIILAYILYIGLAGLANYRCRPRHPPGIDARLSQADGSHPDELDEEFDTIPTTRPDDIVRMRYDRLRSIAGRFQTVVGDLTSLLERLQALVNWRDPRATTLFLVFCLVSAFASYVVPIRVLIALFGMYWLRPPWFRSKSPPLALNFFRRLPSKDDCFF is encoded by the exons ATGGAAG ACTCGGAAAACTCAAAAGCTATGGACTCAAACCCAAGCGATAACACCGTGTCTTCGCGCATACAAATTGGACCTCAACTTGCAGATGAGTCATTGGAGAAGGGTAAAATTACGAGTTCAACCAATGATTTAGTGAAGCCATTTACAGAGGCATGCCATTCTGAAGCTGCAAATGTTCCTTTTGATCGGTTCACAGGACCAAAAGTTTATCACTCCCCAAAACTATGGCACCTTCGAGTTTCGGTTATTGAAGCAGAGCATATCATGCCAGGGCACAGAGGAGCAGAGTTGGTGAGGTTCCCCGAGTTCGTTATCAAAGTCCAAGTTGGAGACTTTCATCTGAGTACTGCAATTGCTGCTCCTAGCTCCACTCGAAGCTTCTCCAATCCTTTCTGGAATGAAGACTTGTTGTTTGCGGTTGATGAGCCGTTTGTAAATTCATTGCAGGTTACGGTTCAGGACCGGATACAATCGGACAATGAGATTGTTGTGGCTACGGGGAAAGTTTTAATGGATACTATAGAGAAGCGAGTTGATGAAAGACCTGTTACTTCGAGTTGGTTCAATCTTGAAAGCCACCACGGAAAATCAGGTGATAAGAACAAGGCAAGTACAAGGTTTGTTCCTCGGATTCACCTACGAGTCTTTTTAGATGGAGGTTACCATGTGTTTGATGAGGTCAAAATGAATAAGAGCGACCACCTTATTGGGGTGCTTTATATGAAAATCCTTGGTGCCAGGGGGCTTGAGCCAGTGCAAATAAAGGATACTATTGGTGAAGAGCAGCCTGTGACTAATGCATATTGTGTTGCAAAGTATGGGCAAAAATGGTGTCGAACTCGCAATGTGGTTGATAGCTTGTCGCCAGAGTGGAATGAGGAATACAGTTGGGAAGTTTATGATCTCTGTACTGTTGTTACTATTGGGGTTTTCTATGACCGTAGGATCATTGAaaatgttgatgatgatgatgaagaagcttCTTCAGATGATTGTATTGGGAAAGTGAAAATCAGATTGTCCATACTTGATACTGATAGAACTTACACTCACTCTTACCCTCTGCTGAtcatgcttccatctggagTGAAGAGAACGGGTGAAATTCATTTGAGCACGAGGCTTTCGTGTTCGAATGTGTCTAACATGCTGCTTAGATACACAATGCCATTGGTTCCCATGATGCATTATGGGGAACCCATAACCGAGGGTCAACGTACTAACTTGACTAACCAGGCCAAGAGCATGTTGGTATCCAGGCTGAGTAGAGAAGAGCCACCACTGGGAAGGAAGGTGGTAGAGTACATGCTTGAAGATGATATGTGGAACTTAAGGATAAGCAAAGCCAATTTTTACAGGATGATGGGCGTAGGCTCGGGGCTTTTTGCCATGTTTAGGCTTCTGAATGAAATTCGTAACTGGCAAAAGCCAGCGCATTTGATACTATTCATTGTCATTGTAGTCACGCTAATGATGCATCCAAAGTTAATCATTCTGGCCTATATATTATACATCGGGTTAGCGGGGTTGGCGAACTATCGTTGTCGACCACGCCACCCACCTGGTATTGATGCCAGACTTTCACAAGCTGACGGCAGTCACCCCGATGAGCTTGACGAAGAGTTTGATACGATCCCTACAACTCGTCCCGATGATATTGTTAGGATGAGGTATGATAGGCTGAGATCTATTGCAGGAAGGTTTCAAACTGTGGTTGGAGATCTGACATCACTGCTAGAACGACTCCAAGCATTGGTGAATTGGAGAGATCCAAGAGCCACCACcttatttttggtgttttgctTGGTTAGTGCTTTTGCTTCCTATGTTGTGCCCATCCGGGTTCTGATTGCGCTCTTCGGAATGTACTGGTTGAGACCACCATGGTTCAGAAGCAAATCGCCCCCTCTAGCTCTTAACTTCTTCCGTAGATTGCCATCTAAGGATGATTGTTTCTTTTGA
- the LOC130982685 gene encoding FT-interacting protein 3-like isoform X5, with translation MVTNEVMMENKSNAADSENSKAMDSNPSDNTVSSRIQIGPQLADESLEKGPKVYHSPKLWHLRVSVIEAEHIMPGHRGAELVRFPEFVIKVQVGDFHLSTAIAAPSSTRSFSNPFWNEDLLFAVDEPFVNSLQVTVQDRIQSDNEIVVATGKVLMDTIEKRVDERPVTSSWFNLESHHGKSGDKNKASTRFVPRIHLRVFLDGGYHVFDEVKMNKSDHLIGVLYMKILGARGLEPVQIKDTIGEEQPVTNAYCVAKYGQKWCRTRNVVDSLSPEWNEEYSWEVYDLCTVVTIGVFYDRRIIENVDDDDEEASSDDCIGKVKIRLSILDTDRTYTHSYPLLIMLPSGVKRTGEIHLSTRLSCSNVSNMLLRYTMPLVPMMHYGEPITEGQRTNLTNQAKSMLVSRLSREEPPLGRKVVEYMLEDDMWNLRISKANFYRMMGVGSGLFAMFRLLNEIRNWQKPAHLILFIVIVVTLMMHPKLIILAYILYIGLAGLANYRCRPRHPPGIDARLSQADGSHPDELDEEFDTIPTTRPDDIVRMRYDRLRSIAGRFQTVVGDLTSLLERLQALVNWRDPRATTLFLVFCLVSAFASYVVPIRVLIALFGMYWLRPPWFRSKSPPLALNFFRRLPSKDDCFF, from the exons atGGTTACTAATGAAGTAATGATGGAAAACAAATCAAACGCAGCAGACTCGGAAAACTCAAAAGCTATGGACTCAAACCCAAGCGATAACACCGTGTCTTCGCGCATACAAATTGGACCTCAACTTGCAGATGAGTCATTGGAGAAGG GACCAAAAGTTTATCACTCCCCAAAACTATGGCACCTTCGAGTTTCGGTTATTGAAGCAGAGCATATCATGCCAGGGCACAGAGGAGCAGAGTTGGTGAGGTTCCCCGAGTTCGTTATCAAAGTCCAAGTTGGAGACTTTCATCTGAGTACTGCAATTGCTGCTCCTAGCTCCACTCGAAGCTTCTCCAATCCTTTCTGGAATGAAGACTTGTTGTTTGCGGTTGATGAGCCGTTTGTAAATTCATTGCAGGTTACGGTTCAGGACCGGATACAATCGGACAATGAGATTGTTGTGGCTACGGGGAAAGTTTTAATGGATACTATAGAGAAGCGAGTTGATGAAAGACCTGTTACTTCGAGTTGGTTCAATCTTGAAAGCCACCACGGAAAATCAGGTGATAAGAACAAGGCAAGTACAAGGTTTGTTCCTCGGATTCACCTACGAGTCTTTTTAGATGGAGGTTACCATGTGTTTGATGAGGTCAAAATGAATAAGAGCGACCACCTTATTGGGGTGCTTTATATGAAAATCCTTGGTGCCAGGGGGCTTGAGCCAGTGCAAATAAAGGATACTATTGGTGAAGAGCAGCCTGTGACTAATGCATATTGTGTTGCAAAGTATGGGCAAAAATGGTGTCGAACTCGCAATGTGGTTGATAGCTTGTCGCCAGAGTGGAATGAGGAATACAGTTGGGAAGTTTATGATCTCTGTACTGTTGTTACTATTGGGGTTTTCTATGACCGTAGGATCATTGAaaatgttgatgatgatgatgaagaagcttCTTCAGATGATTGTATTGGGAAAGTGAAAATCAGATTGTCCATACTTGATACTGATAGAACTTACACTCACTCTTACCCTCTGCTGAtcatgcttccatctggagTGAAGAGAACGGGTGAAATTCATTTGAGCACGAGGCTTTCGTGTTCGAATGTGTCTAACATGCTGCTTAGATACACAATGCCATTGGTTCCCATGATGCATTATGGGGAACCCATAACCGAGGGTCAACGTACTAACTTGACTAACCAGGCCAAGAGCATGTTGGTATCCAGGCTGAGTAGAGAAGAGCCACCACTGGGAAGGAAGGTGGTAGAGTACATGCTTGAAGATGATATGTGGAACTTAAGGATAAGCAAAGCCAATTTTTACAGGATGATGGGCGTAGGCTCGGGGCTTTTTGCCATGTTTAGGCTTCTGAATGAAATTCGTAACTGGCAAAAGCCAGCGCATTTGATACTATTCATTGTCATTGTAGTCACGCTAATGATGCATCCAAAGTTAATCATTCTGGCCTATATATTATACATCGGGTTAGCGGGGTTGGCGAACTATCGTTGTCGACCACGCCACCCACCTGGTATTGATGCCAGACTTTCACAAGCTGACGGCAGTCACCCCGATGAGCTTGACGAAGAGTTTGATACGATCCCTACAACTCGTCCCGATGATATTGTTAGGATGAGGTATGATAGGCTGAGATCTATTGCAGGAAGGTTTCAAACTGTGGTTGGAGATCTGACATCACTGCTAGAACGACTCCAAGCATTGGTGAATTGGAGAGATCCAAGAGCCACCACcttatttttggtgttttgctTGGTTAGTGCTTTTGCTTCCTATGTTGTGCCCATCCGGGTTCTGATTGCGCTCTTCGGAATGTACTGGTTGAGACCACCATGGTTCAGAAGCAAATCGCCCCCTCTAGCTCTTAACTTCTTCCGTAGATTGCCATCTAAGGATGATTGTTTCTTTTGA